tttcttcctgctgcctttcagtgtgtgtcctttcctctctctcctgaagcccatggataaacactgatttttgccctttcctcctcccattgcctcaccctctgtgactctggatcctgcctgtatgtggccagtttctcccttgatttttctagtggctcttgatagcatggttgtgcctcagcattcgacctatcaccctctccatctgcacccagctgttcttccctttcactccttggccctccttggcaggctgatatgaccttagcataattcataattccttccttcctgttcggcctcgcagcttcatgtgctgtgtcttctctggtcactgcccctgtaactcgcttcagcctatttatctcaacttctaggacccttatcttggctactgcagtttcgacttgtgcctcccaattctttgtctccttctccaccctcttttccaatttcacagagagctctttctccattttttcagaaagctctcctaattttctctcccactcttgttccatccttttccactggtcctccatccactcctctctaccagaaccattctcatctgatccttggttcctgcgagtccccaccattttttttttttgtgagagaagagacaagggaaaggtagaaggagagagagataagataagatttcgttcggatttttaactccggagggttagccacccaggataacccaagaaagtcagtgcgtcatcgaggactgtctaacttatttccattggggtccttaatcttgtcccccaggatgcgacccacaccagtcgactaacacccaggtacctatttgctgctaggtgaacaggacaacaggtgtaaggaagagtgagaagggaaagggggagagagagtgtgagagggggaaagagagagaagggaagggaaggagagggggagagtgaaaagggaaaaatggggaagagatggagagagagagaaagagaagggaaggtagaaggagagagggggatagtgagaaggaaaaaggggaagagagagagaggggggagagagagtgaagggaagggtagaagagggggagagtgagaagggaaaatggggaagagagagagcaagagagtgagagagagagagagagagagagagagagagagagagagagagagagagagagagagagagagagagagagagagggagggagggagagagtgggagagaggaagggagagagaaagagaggggaaagagggggaaagaggggggaggggagagagaggggaggaggggagagagatgggaaaagagagaggggagagataatgggaggggagagatgttagagggggagagatgttagagggggggaggtgttagagggaagagatgttagaagggagagatgggagagggaagagagagagagagataggtagagagtgataggtagagagagagatataggtaaagagtgagataggtagagagataggtagagagagagaggtctctacctaggataggaagagagggagagagagagaagaagcgaggttcagatggtcagttcacaggatggtgtgaaatcctgtgtgtgtgtttgcatgtgtgctacagcttacaagtgcttgttcctgtatgtgtgtgtgtgtgtgtactcacctatttgtggttgcaggggtcgagtcacagctcctggccccgcctcttcgctgattgctactatgtgtgtgtgtgtgtgtgtgtgtgtgcagggccggattaagaagtctccgggccctaggctattcagattggcggggcccctttgagttacgggtaagcgaagcgaccccttccagctcgggggtggggggggtcggtgtgagcctgtttaaggtctaattaaatacattctggctatttagattaaatttaataatagggaaagtacatcaagacaaccaaaaccatttaccaacagccattataactatcatgttaaatcatgcattttaaagagaataaactcaagatagcatagtattactagattaggctattaaagtagtgacatcatgtccctattatattcagcataaccactacagcactattattccctttataaatcactgaccattattgttattgcatcatgcataagactatcaaataatttaaactacagaaaattggagaggaatctcccatactcacccattagcgggaaaacacagctgttctgatgtaaacaaaggcgtgttgagtgttgccatctatggttaggtttatttatttttattttattttatttcattatttatatttgttttgattaatttttaaaaatcaattttactctccaaacacttgaactttttaggtagggacccctttgcacttgcaccatgtgcacagtcttggatgagcccctgaaccccttggaccgtagggcccccaaatgcgtggggcccccaaatgcacggggccctaggcaaatgcctagtttgcctatgcggtaatccggccctgtgtgtgtgtgtgtgtgtgtgcccccacttctaggtattcatactgctaataaataccagtagataccagtaattctaagcttaccaatacttgtaacacttaccgattctacttctaaaattcggAAAGTAGCTAggctgtaaaatttagcttgtctcagcttaagtgtctgacgttatccctcactaccgctttactccttgcactctcgtctatgctatttctactctaattctggtaatggcttgcaggagtgagtgaccagtatctaacagtgatgcaggaccagaactcaccttgcaaaatgcaacctcaacaggtgaatacttgcactgacagcggtgtgatgacaagttgccagatgctgatgacgtagttgtcgtacataggccttctatcactattttgtaactccttcacccgtgatgtttataaccatatatgctcatgcatcccgcgttcctcaagtgatttcacttttcacttattacagaatacacttcacattcggtgttacactttatatgtataatggcatacaaactgttgtgacgtcactgcttcagcaggcctactgccaccttcccttgttgtatattttattttttctttctccttttgcttattaactttttcactctcacattacgatgccccacatttcacttgttaaccaaacaaatatctgtgtggcaacagtgcctagtagatccacaatggtttggcactttaaaaaaaaaatactgaattcaggtttcctctcgaatttttttcaactaataactatagttatcactcgtaggtttgttcactgactttgtcactaccactgattactgctagcggttattgtgtgtgtgtgtgtgtgtgtgtgacacactcATCGTGAGGAGAAAAAAACTGCTAAGCAACTTGTACGTATCCTGAAGAAGAGGAAAAGAGAATAAACACACTCTCCGCCACTATACCTTCAAGGAAATTGTAAATGGTGTTTGTAACTTTGTGATATtttacaaaaatatgcaaaattttCTGTAACAAGGTAATGTTTACTTAATACTTGACAGGTGTTGAAGTTGCCAAAAATAGTTACTAACTTCTACCTCAGATCAGAGTATTGTGTAAAATATGATGTGAGGCAACTGAGAGGGACCATCACAACCCAAGAATTAAGCAAAAATCCACTTTCAATATTTATATTTCTCAGAGTTGCAGGAGTATATGTGTGTCGGCTGGATACCCAGCTATGTGAGGTTAGACACTGAAATTAAAGTTGTATTATATATTCTACAGGACTACCAggttgttgttatagttgtagGAGTACTCCTGTTAGCTATGATGGGGAAAGCGGCTAGACAGCCAGTGCCTGACCTACACCTGCCCTACACAGTGCAAGCACGTCATGACCACTCCATTAAGAGAGGATTCTGGGACAAGCGTGCAGCACTATCTCAAACCCAGGATGACACTGAGGAAGACTATCCACTGCAGGTAGCATTAATCTTTCATTACTGCACTATCAGTTTATTTATTTACCATGATTTAATTCTGCATTTATCTTTTTTCGTATGTGTATCTACCTTATTTTGTTTGTGCATATACCTTCTTTTGTTTCCGTATTTACTCCGTTTTGCATCTCCACTTACTATATttgttcctttttcttttttcttctttttggtTTCAGCATTTACTTTGTCTTCTTTTGTTTAATTAACGATATAAGTCATTAGTGGTAGTTCATCATTTGCGAGATCATTACAATGAAAAATAATTTACAGCATTTAGGGGAGATAGTCAATTAAAGTTAAGGAGTCAGTATTGGCAGTATGGacaaggtatacctggagggtgttccgggggtaaaCTCCCCCGCGACCCAATCCATGACAAGGCTTcgcagtggatcagggcttgatcaaccaggctgttacctgcgtacgaaccacagcccggctggtcggccTGCCCAGCTcctttttgaagacagctagaggtttattggtaatctcccttatgtatgctgggaggcagatgaacagtcttgggcccctgacacttactgtgttgtctcttaccgtactcatggcgcccctggttttcattggggggTTGTCGCACCACCTGCCGAATCTTTTcctttcgcagggagtgatttccgtgaaCAGATTTGAGACTAGTAccttaaacccatgctgccctgggttgtgcaactgttaGGTATCTAACTGGTTGGCAATCTtgattcttagaaccctttcagagatttttatgatgtgcgacgttagtgctattggtctgtaattctttgctttACTGTCATCTTTGTGGAATAGGGTTATGTCTATTGTTTTGAGTGACTGTGGGAGAAACCGTGTCTGTGCCCCCTCTCCATAGGATATTTAAGGCatgtgaaaggggtttcttgcagttcttgatgaacatgggtCTGGGCCTGGgtcagagtgcatggacatgttacTTATTGCGTTTTTCATAGTTTTGTGGTGTTATGATAAATTCAGAGATTCTTGAAATAACCagattttgagtctcggtcataaaaaaataatttagattgtTAACCTTAGTTTGATTAACAGCTCATTAAATGCTGTAATCTAAGTCCCATCTCGTTTgagcaggggtccaatactggatgtggtttttgctCTAAATGtggcataaaaaaaaattattgttttttttttccaatttcatttatggctttaagttcttcctgtgtttcttgGCTTCTGTATGATTCCTTAAGAGTAAGTTCGATATTTTTTATTTCTCTGGCTAGTGCCTCCTTCCACATTCTAGATATACTGGCCCCCTTTGAGCAGCTCTGATTCTTCGCCTTTGCCTGTAGAGTGAGCATCTTTCTCTTTTCAGATTACaactcttcttttttcttaaaggaatgtgacttgagcatacctcaagtgccacagagtttattctttctaggcaaagGGTCGGATCCGttttgtttaggatatcttctcaGCTTGTTTCATGTAGGACATGGCTGACTTGATCCccctgtatgtttttgttactgaaattgaatttggtgaaggtacaCTCGTAAATGatctcattttgctggtcaggagcccctacacatacatgtctgtacttgGATTATGTTGTAATCCGAGTGTACTGTCTTTGATACCGTTATATTTCGTAtcggatcatcatcatcattattgtaataaagttggtagaattaccgacaatatgtaaagtaaaaggacacaagtgcaactaatgtgacattttattgtggcaacgtttcgctctccaggagctttatcaagccattacaaacaatacatggacacagagggcatataaaggctcagagtgaggtgcaatactagtgaggtaccatttcgatgttcactagtagtagtagtagtagtgacaaaagttgtaatacaatatggtagagcaattaataaatataaaagctattccttgggtaacataaaaataggttggacaaatatagactggaaagaggcaggttgtttcagtgttcactctctgtaatgtgctttgtgtagtataacaggagagactatgtgatggcagggttaactgttttcaggaggattcttgctaagacttcggagatggtgaagctgccgttgttttgtttaattgtattcgaaacagcgatcattgctgattcgaggcactcgcgtctgcggaaattagtttctttgatcactaattgggcgtctctgaatttcatgagatgattggtggaatttcggtgttgtacacaggcgttgttcaggttatcgttcctacatgcgtaaatgtgttcattgaggcgggtgtcgaggtttcttgctgtttcacctacgtagatcttgtcacagcctccacagggtatagtgtaaactcctgcattgactggttcgtggtgcttggattttgtcctggttaaatcctttattgaagtgctagaagcgatggcgactctggtgttagcttgtgaaagtacttttgagacgtttagagcaacctggctgttgggaagaattataactttgttgggagtggtgttgatgcgtggagaattaatgatctgaagagctcttttcttgcagtctttgatgaaaaaagaaggaaattgtaactcagtgaatgtttggtgaatgtatgtacattcgtcgtcaagaaactcaggactacaaattcggtatgctcttaggaaaaacccgatgatgatgcctcttttggtcttggtatcttgactggaatagaagtgtgtgagatcatttttattggtgggtttccgataaacttgaaatcttaggttgttgtctactttgtgaatgaggacgtcgaggaaaggtagcttgtcattggactcttcttctagtgtaaactggatcgccggttcaactgcgttgagccttgcctgaagattccgtacatcaaaacgtttgggagttattacgaggacgtcgtccacgtaacgtaaccaagtgacgcttgaagggatgatgttggcgaagtgttcagactctaggtgttccatgtataagttggctaggacggcactgatgggggaccccattcccatgccgtaggtttgtttgtagagcatgttattgaaagaaaaacagttgaaattaacacagagttcaatcaagtcaacaaaatctccgggaggtagaggaagattaaggtcctgattgactttacttcgtagaacctcgatggcttttttggtaggtccttttgtgaagagggaagtcacatccaaactgcttagtttcttgttatggatggagaggtttcggatgcggttgagaaggtcgcctgagtgtttaagatgagcggggctgatggtccccagaaggcaggaaagatgtttggcaagaactccggctagtttgtgtggagcactgcctattcctgacgtgattggtctgagaggaatattgtgtttatgggtcttgggtaaaccatacatgtgtgctggtttagggatgcttggtaacaagtacagaagtttcttcccttctctagtgcgtttgagtatttgtctggttttgtatagaaaatcttttgtgagcgtctcccactgttgagtgctgatgggttcgtatgtagcggcgatccagtttacactagaagaagagtcaatgacaagctacctttcctcgacgtcctcattcacaaagtagacaacaatcTAAGAttgcaagtttatcggaaacccaccaataaaaatgatctcacacacttctattccagtcaagataccaagaccaaaagaggcatcatcatcgggtttttcctaagagcataccgaatttgtagtcctgagtttcttgacgaggaatgtacatacattcaccaaacattcactgagttacaatttccttcttttttcatcaaagactgcaagaaaagagctcttcagatcattaattctccacgcatcaacaccgcttccaacaaagttataattcttcccaacagccaggtttcactaaacgtctcaaaagtactttcacaagctaacaccagagtcgccatcgcttctagcacttcaataaaggatttaaccaggacaaaatccaagcaccacgaaccagtcaatgcaggagtttacactataccctgtggaggctgtgacaagatctacgtaggtgaaacagcaagaaacctcgacacccgcctcaatgaacacatttacgcatgtaggaacgataacctgaacaacgcctgtgtacaacaccgaaattccaccaatcatctcatgaaattcagagacgcccaattagtgatcaaagaaactaatttccgcagacgcaagtgcctcgaatcagcactgatcgctgtttcgaatacaattaaacaaaacaacggcagcttcaccataagaacataagaacataagaatgtaggaacactgcagaaggcctactggcccatacgaggcaggtccttatcaaaacgacatctacctaaagctactcaagaaataactcccgtaccccttgacaccaatcaaacccagcccctcccactcatatatttgtccagtctcttcttaaagctacccaaggtcctagcctctatcaccccagtggaaagactgttccacgcatctacaactctgttagaaaaccagtacttacctatgtcctttctaaatctaaatttatccaacttaaatccattattcctggttcttacctggttcgacaccctcagtactttattaatgtctcccttgtttatgcccttcatccacttatacacttcaatgatatctcccctcattctacgcctctccagagagtggagatttaaggctttaagtctatcttcatacgggaggttccttacacagtaaatcattttagccattcttctctgtatgttctctaatgagtctatgtccatcctgtaggaaggggaccaaaactgagcagcataatctaaatgaggcctcactagtgatgtatagagctgtaaattaacttttggacttctgttacttatacttcttgagatacctccaagtaatctgttggccttgttgcgcacactaaggcactgctgtcttggctttagatttctgcttaccatgactcccaagtctttttcacattctgtatgaccaagctctacttcacctagattatagctttgagggttattttcattaccaagggcaagtaccttacacttatccacattaaacttcatctgccatttttcagaccaagacattaatttgttcaaatcgtcctggagttcattgatatcctcctcagagtgaattatacggcctatctttgtatcatcagcaaacttactcatgtcactagtaatcccttcatcaaggtcattaatgtaaattatgaacaggagagggcctaaaactgatccttgtggaacgccactagtgactaatccccattcagatttcactccattaatggtaactctctgctttctattggtaagccatgcctcaatccatgctagaactttacctcctataccatgagctgccacttttctgaagagtctattgtgaggtactctgtcgaaggctttactaaaatccaaataaacaatatcatattccttatcactgtcaactgcctcaaatgttctattgaagaacgtcagtaagtttgtcaggcaggaacgacctctcgtgaatccatgctgagattcatttatcaagttatgctcttcaaggtgacttctgataatgtcagctataattgattctaataacttgcccactatagatgtcaggctaattggacggtaatttgaaggagtggacttatcccctgatttgaatataggaaccacattagccatcttccacaactctggcacaacactggtaaggatggacgcattgaatacactcgttaatggctgactaagctccatcttgcattccttaagtacccttgaaaacaactcatcgggtaaagtaaaaggacacaagtgcaactaatgtgacatttattgtggcaacgtttcgctctccaggagctttatcaagccattacgtaatggcttgataaagctcctggagagcgaaacgttgccacaataaatgtcacattagttgcacttgtgtccttttactttacaactcatcgggtcccggggacttattttgtttcagtttgtctatctgtttaataaccatgtccctcgtgacagtaatattagttaacttaaattcatcaggaactaaataattgttaattactggaatctcatttacatctt
The window above is part of the Cherax quadricarinatus isolate ZL_2023a chromosome 60, ASM3850222v1, whole genome shotgun sequence genome. Proteins encoded here:
- the LOC138854459 gene encoding uncharacterized protein isoform X2; translation: MKDYQVVVIVVGVLLLAMMGKAARQPVPDLHLPYTVQARHDHSIKRGFWDKRAALSQTQDDTEEDYPLQALWQKQEVSDKRGFGSMMPAYLVHLYRTEQPLLDPSVIFTPSRRTTDSDRSKIDYNSQG
- the LOC138854459 gene encoding uncharacterized protein isoform X1, translated to MKDYQVVVIVVGVLLLAMMGKAARQPVPDLHLPYTVQARHDHSIKRGFWDKRAALSQTQDDTEEDYPLQQALWQKQEVSDKRGFGSMMPAYLVHLYRTEQPLLDPSVIFTPSRRTTDSDRSKIDYNSQG